ACAGCAATAACGAAGCTTGGGTGTGGGTGACGGAACTTAAAAGTGCGAAGGTCGTTCCTGGCGCTGCAGTAAAAATCTATGACGTCACTGGTAATGTGGTAGCGCAGGCAACGACCGATGCCAAAGGTCTTGCTTATGTTCAGTTCAAAAAATCTTTAATGGATTGGCCACGCAATAACGAAGGCTCGTTCTATGATGGCTTTTTTGCCGTTGCAGAAAAAGGAGATGACTTTAGCTTTACGCACTCTTCGTGGGATAAAGGTATCGAGTCATGGCGTTATCAACTGGGAATGAGCGATTCTTCGTCTTCTTTGATGGGGCACGCGATTTTGGATCGCACTCTATTAAAACCTGAAGAAACTCTTTCTGCGAAAATTGTTTTGAGAAAAGTTCAAAGCAAAGGCTTAGGATTGCCTTCCGAAAAAGAATGGCCAACGACTTTAAATCTATCTCACGATTCGGGTTTGCAATCGTTTAAGCTGCCTTTGCAGTGGGATAAGAAAAAAGGTGTGGCTCTTTTGAAATGGACTTCGCCAGCAGGAGTGAAGATGGGACGCTGGACGCTGACGCTTGAAAAGCAGACGCCCGCCTTGTCCCTGTCTGTCGGAGAATTTGCGATCGAAAGCTTCCGTGTCCCTTTGATTCAAGTGCGTTTGCAAAGTGCGACACCGTCATTTGTTTTGGAAAAAAATATTCCGATCCAAATCAGTGGCACTTATTTTTCGGGCGGACCGACAGTGGATCTTCCAATGAAGATGCGTTGGAGTGTTGAGCCTAGTTATTTCAACCCTGAGGACGACGACTTCCAGGATTTTACTTTTGCCAATGGCGGAGTGAAAGAAGGTCTTTTCCGTTCTGGTGAAGATGAGGGGGTACGTCACATTCCGCAAAGTGGAGTTGAGAATTTTCAACTCAATAAGCAAGGTGCTTATCAAGTCGATGTCAAAAATCTTAAATACGGAGCAGGGCCACAAAAACTTCGCACTGAAGCCGAATATAAAGATCCTAATGGTGAAATTCAAAGTGTGATTCGTTCGTTCACAATGTGGCCTTCGTCAGTTGTTTTGGGAATTAAGGCGAAATCATGGTGGGCCACGCCGAATTTTGTTGAGTTTGATGTGGTCGCTTTAGATCTTCTGCAAAAGCCTTTAAAAGGGCAGAAAGTGACAGTCGATCTTTATACCAGCCGTTATTACTCACATCGCAAACGCTTGGTCGGGGGCTTTTATGCGTACGAAGACTTCCGTGAATACAAAAAAATCGGAGAGCTTTGCAGTGGTGAAACGAACTCAAAAGGTGTCTTTAACTGCGCCGGAAAATCCAAAGTCAGCGGCTCTGTTCTTGCGGTTGTGACGACGAAAGATTCTCAAGGAAGGCAAAGCATTGCCAATGTGAATCAGTGGATTGTAAAACCGGGAGAAACTCAGTGGTTTGGATCTGAGGACAATGACCGAGCTGATTTAATTCCGTTCAAAAAAACTTACGAGCCTGGAGAGGTTGCAGAGTTTCAATTGCGCACACCGTTTCCGGAAGCAAAAGTGTTAGTCACAGTAGAAAGAGACACTGTTCTTTACTCTGAAGTGATTGATGTCAAAGGGGATCGTCCGGTTATTCGCGTACCGATTAAAAAAGAGTATGCACCGAACGTTGTTGTTTCTGCTTTTGCAATTCGTGGACGTTTAAATGATCCAAAACCTACGGCCCTTGTCGATCTTGGAAAACCTGCCTTCAAGCTTGGTATGACCAATATCAAGGTCGGTTGGAAGGAAAATACTTTAAAAGTCACAGTGAACACAGATCGCAAGACTTATAAAGCGCGCGAAAAGTCTCTGGTGACTGTCAGTGTGAAGGATGCCAGTGGCAAACCCGCTGCAAAAGGTGAAGTCGCTTTGGTGGCTGTGGACGAAGGACTTCTTGAACTTCGTGATAATCACTCTTGGGATATTCTTAGTGCCATGATGCGTATGCGTCCTCACACATTGTCTATGGCGACGGCTCAATCCTTGGTGATCGGTAAAAGACACTTTGGTTTAAAAGCAGTTCCTATCGGTGGTGACGGTGGCGGAGCCCTTCGCCGTGAACTCTTTGATACGTTGTTGTATTGGAATCCATCAGTGACTCTCAATGCTCAAGGTCAGGCCAAAGTTGAAATTCCTCTGAATGACTCAACAACAAGTTTTAGAATCGTGGCTGTGGCTCTTCAGGGGGCCGATCAATTCGGTACAGGATGGACTTCGATTCAATCGTCCCAGGATTTGATGATATTGCCGGGACTTTCTGGTGTTACGCGCGAGGGTGATGATTTCCTTGCGGGCTTCACGATCCGCAACGCTTCTAAAGAAATGCAAAACTTGGATTTAAGTTTGAATGTGACGCCAAAGATGGAAGGTCTCACAGTTCAGAAGATGCGCTTAAATCCTGGAGAAGCTAAGGAAGTGCATTGGAAGATTCGGGCGCCTCAAGCGGGTTCGCTCGAATACGTGATGACGGCGAAAAATGAGAAGGGAAAAACTTTGGATGAAATTAAAAAAGTCCAAAAAGTTTTACCAGTTCGTGTTGCCCGTATCTATCAAAGTGAATGGGGTTCTTGGCCTGATTTTAATAGACTCGCTTTACAACAGCCTGCAGGAGCAGAAGCAAATAAAAGTTCCGTTGTTGTTGAACTTTCGGAAGGCTTAGGCGGCTCTCAAGCAGGAATCAAAGAATTCTGGAAAAACTATGAATACACTTGCTTAGAACAACAGGTCTCAAGAGCTATTTCTTTAAATGATAAGAAGCTGTGGCAGAAGATTGAATCTAAATTGAACGTTTATTTAGACAGCAATGGTCTTCTTCGCTATTTCCCAAGCTCTTACTCTAAAGGAAGTGTGAATCTGACCGCGTACGTTTTAACAATTGCCCATGAAGCGGGTTTCAAGTTTACCGAAGAAACTGAGAACCGCATGCTCGAAGCTTTAAATTCCTACGCAGAAGGAAAGCTGAAGGAAGAGACTGATGTCAGTCGAGCAGATGACACGCTTAAAAAAATCACAGCTTTTGAAGCGTTGTCTCGCTTCCGTCGTCTGAATATTGATCTTTTGACTTCCATTGATGAGCAGGGAAATCAGTGGCCGCTGTATACTCTCGTAGAGTGGTATCAAATCCACCTGTGGGAAAAGAATATTCCGCAAAGAGAAAAGAAAATTGCGGACCTTGAAGCTCTTTTGCGAAGTCGTTTTTATTTCTCAGCAAAACGTTTGCAACTTAAGAACGAAGAGCGCGAAAGCATGCCATGGTTGATGCGTGATTCGGAAAGCTCGATCTTAAGACTGATTCTGGCAACAATGTCAGAGCCTTCATGGAAGTCTGATACACCACGTCTGTATCAAGGAGTTCTGTCTCGTCAAAAAGACGGAGCTTGGTATATGACGACGGATAATGCCTGGGGTTCTCTAACAATGAGAAAAGTCCAAGCCGCTTATTCTAAAGAAAAAGTTCAAGGTACATTCCAAGTGAATTTAGGATCGGAAAAAGCAACGCATGATTGGTCGAAAGGAAGTTCTGCGATCTTTGAACTTCCATGGAAAGAAAAAGAAGCGCAAGTTCAGCTTGAACAAAAAGGTGCTGGCAAACCATGGGTCACGGTTTCGGCGAAAGCGGCGACTCCTGTGACGAAAGCAACCTTTGCGGGATTTAAAGTAGAAAAAACAGTGAGTCCTGTGGAACAAAAAACCAAAGGTGTGTGGAGTGTAGGAGACGTTGCAAAGATTAAATTAAAAATCACATCACAGGCTCCGCAGACATGGGTTGTCGTTGAAGATCCAGTCCCAGGAGGAGCGACTGTGTTGCAAAGTTCTTGGGCGACGGCCGTGGAAAGAAAAGAAGAGCTTATCCGCTTCTATTTCTCTTGGTTTACGCCGGATAATCAGGAAATCGAATATACGGTGCGCTTTAATCAAGCAGGTAATTATGTATTACCTGTGACACGGGTTGAGGCGATGTACAGCCCAGATCTTTTTGCTGAACTTCCCGAAAGTTCATGGACGGTGAAAGAGTGAAGAAAAAAAATTTCATTTGTTCATTAGCAGCTATTTTAGGGGGAGGCGCTCTTTGTGTGGGCGCGTTCTTCCAGACCAATCCTGCAATTGAATCGTTTGAAAATGTAAAATCGTCGTACCGAAGTTCCGAATTGTTTCTTTTAGATCGAGACGGAAAACCTTTACATCAGTGGCGGCAAAATACCCGTGAACGTACTTTTATGTGGAGTGCGCTTAAGGATATTTCTCCGGCAATGATTTCGGCTGTTTTGAAATCCGAAGATCAGAATTTTTATGAGCACAGTGGTGCCGATAGCAAAGCTTTGATTGCAAGCTTATACCAACGCCTTTTCAAAAATTCATCTCGTGGAGGCAGTACGATCACGATGCAGGTACTTAAGCTCACCACGACAGATAAAAAAGTCTATCAGGGTGTTACGGGAAAGCTCAGACAAATTGTCGCTGCTTACAAGCTAGAGTCACAATGGACAAAAGAGCAAATTCTTGAAGCGTATTTAAATTTAGTCCCTTTCCGAGGCGAATACCGCGGACTGAGCAGTATTTCGTGGACGCTTTTTGATAAAAGACCTCAGGGTTTAACTTTAAAAGAGGCAACACTTCTTTCTGTTTTAATTCGCTCACCGAATGCAAAGCCCCCAGAGTGGGCGCAAAGAGCTTGCTGGCAAGAGCCTTCGTTATGCGCAGAATTTCAAGCTAGCATAGCAGAGCTGGTGCAAAAATCCGCGGCCCCGCTTTCACAGCAGTACGCTTTGCATTTAGCACAGAAACTCAGCTCAACAGGTGCGCACGGCGAAGTTATCACGAGTCTACAAAAAGATTTGCAAGTTTATGCTCAAGAAATCATAGCATCACAGCTCCGCAGTCTTGAAAGTCAAAACGTACACAACGCTGCCGTTCTGGTGATTGAAAATAAAACGGGTCAAGTGTGGGCATACATCAGCAGCGAGGGAAGTGATAAGAAATCTTCTTATGTCGATGGAATTCAAGCTCTTCGTCAGGCGGGGTCGACGCTCAAACCGTTCTTGTATGCGACAGCGTTTGAAAAAAATCTTCTCCATGCTGAGTCTTGGATTGAGGATTCCGCAGTGGATATTGTTTTTGATCGGGGAGTTTACAAGCCACAAAATCACGACAGACAGTTTTACGGTTGGGTGAAAGTAAAAACGGCCTTGGCGTCTTCGCTTAATGTTCCGGCCGTGAAAGTGTTTAAGCTTCTTAATGACGATTCTTTTTGGTCCAAACTTAAAGACATGAACTTTCGTGAGCTTAAAGAGCCAGACCATTATGGACCCGCATTGGCTCTCGGTGTGGCTGATGTGACATTGGAAGATCTCACACAAGCTTATAGAACTTTGGCGCAAAAAGGGGTTTATTCTCCTTTGCGTTTTGATTTAAAAACAGACAGCACAAACGAGAAAAGAATATTCACCGAAGAAAGTGCCAAAGAAGTGGCGCAGATTATTTCACAAAGTGAAAACCGCGCTTTGGGATTTGGTTTAGATTCTGCCTTGTCACTGCAAGGGGCGTCGGTAAAAACAGGCACAAGCAAAGACATGCGTGACAACTGGTGTGTCGGTTTTAATTCGCGCTTCACCGTCGGTGTTTGGGTTGGCAATTTCTCAGGTGAGCCGATGTGGAATGTAATGGGTATTAGCGGCGCTGCGCCCATCTGGAAAAAAGTGATGGAGTGGCTTTACGAAAAGTATCCAGATACGGAAGTTTCACTTGCTCCTGTTGCGCAAAATAAAACAAATAAGGCACCTCAAGTGTATCCAAATGCGCGTATCGTTTATCCGCAAGATGGCATGGTGCTCGCTTTAGATCCGGCGATTCCGTCTGTGAATCAAAAGATGCCTCTTTTGGTTGAGGGTCCCAAAGCACACACGCTTCACTGGAAAATTGATGGCAAAAGCAAAGTCTCGGCCCATCAAGCGTATCTGTGGACGCCTTCGCTTGGAAAACACACCTTTGAGCTCTATCAAGACAATGAGCTCAAAGGATCTGTTCAAGTT
This region of Bdellovibrio sp. BCCA genomic DNA includes:
- a CDS encoding alpha-2-macroglobulin family protein, which translates into the protein MLSFLFSFLFSVSFAQEKVQVKTVTPQGFVKSVSQVRIEFSQPMVRFGDIKLDAPATSECFKNGQGRWIDTRNWVYDFNEALPGGAACTISAMGKNYSFNTGGPHIKETFPLRYRPIDPEQSFVLFVDSPVKKESINDGVYFVVEGLGDRIPAKALGDSEAKKIKEAAQQEYIYEKDSFKGDYVVVKADRAFAPGSHVSLVWSKKVQSASGASSKEDEVIEFTVAESFKAEFSCEREAPEKPCIPLLPMRLSFSSPISVKDAKAIYLEDAGKKKILVTNMDGESSLKERISYLEFKGPFAQNGTYKLMIPSDIKDEDGRRLSNESQFPLTIKTGENPSLLKFAANFGIVEAGPEAAMAVTLRRVEKNIQTKFFGWSGKIEANNFKEILKNLNEINRNPTGDTRLSTWKNLPVQKMQVQKPNKAAETEVVGIPLKKSGFYIVEMESPLLGQSLLDKKAPFFVRSAALVTDMAVHVKYSNNEAWVWVTELKSAKVVPGAAVKIYDVTGNVVAQATTDAKGLAYVQFKKSLMDWPRNNEGSFYDGFFAVAEKGDDFSFTHSSWDKGIESWRYQLGMSDSSSSLMGHAILDRTLLKPEETLSAKIVLRKVQSKGLGLPSEKEWPTTLNLSHDSGLQSFKLPLQWDKKKGVALLKWTSPAGVKMGRWTLTLEKQTPALSLSVGEFAIESFRVPLIQVRLQSATPSFVLEKNIPIQISGTYFSGGPTVDLPMKMRWSVEPSYFNPEDDDFQDFTFANGGVKEGLFRSGEDEGVRHIPQSGVENFQLNKQGAYQVDVKNLKYGAGPQKLRTEAEYKDPNGEIQSVIRSFTMWPSSVVLGIKAKSWWATPNFVEFDVVALDLLQKPLKGQKVTVDLYTSRYYSHRKRLVGGFYAYEDFREYKKIGELCSGETNSKGVFNCAGKSKVSGSVLAVVTTKDSQGRQSIANVNQWIVKPGETQWFGSEDNDRADLIPFKKTYEPGEVAEFQLRTPFPEAKVLVTVERDTVLYSEVIDVKGDRPVIRVPIKKEYAPNVVVSAFAIRGRLNDPKPTALVDLGKPAFKLGMTNIKVGWKENTLKVTVNTDRKTYKAREKSLVTVSVKDASGKPAAKGEVALVAVDEGLLELRDNHSWDILSAMMRMRPHTLSMATAQSLVIGKRHFGLKAVPIGGDGGGALRRELFDTLLYWNPSVTLNAQGQAKVEIPLNDSTTSFRIVAVALQGADQFGTGWTSIQSSQDLMILPGLSGVTREGDDFLAGFTIRNASKEMQNLDLSLNVTPKMEGLTVQKMRLNPGEAKEVHWKIRAPQAGSLEYVMTAKNEKGKTLDEIKKVQKVLPVRVARIYQSEWGSWPDFNRLALQQPAGAEANKSSVVVELSEGLGGSQAGIKEFWKNYEYTCLEQQVSRAISLNDKKLWQKIESKLNVYLDSNGLLRYFPSSYSKGSVNLTAYVLTIAHEAGFKFTEETENRMLEALNSYAEGKLKEETDVSRADDTLKKITAFEALSRFRRLNIDLLTSIDEQGNQWPLYTLVEWYQIHLWEKNIPQREKKIADLEALLRSRFYFSAKRLQLKNEERESMPWLMRDSESSILRLILATMSEPSWKSDTPRLYQGVLSRQKDGAWYMTTDNAWGSLTMRKVQAAYSKEKVQGTFQVNLGSEKATHDWSKGSSAIFELPWKEKEAQVQLEQKGAGKPWVTVSAKAATPVTKATFAGFKVEKTVSPVEQKTKGVWSVGDVAKIKLKITSQAPQTWVVVEDPVPGGATVLQSSWATAVERKEELIRFYFSWFTPDNQEIEYTVRFNQAGNYVLPVTRVEAMYSPDLFAELPESSWTVKE
- the pbpC gene encoding penicillin-binding protein 1C, with the protein product MDGERVKKKNFICSLAAILGGGALCVGAFFQTNPAIESFENVKSSYRSSELFLLDRDGKPLHQWRQNTRERTFMWSALKDISPAMISAVLKSEDQNFYEHSGADSKALIASLYQRLFKNSSRGGSTITMQVLKLTTTDKKVYQGVTGKLRQIVAAYKLESQWTKEQILEAYLNLVPFRGEYRGLSSISWTLFDKRPQGLTLKEATLLSVLIRSPNAKPPEWAQRACWQEPSLCAEFQASIAELVQKSAAPLSQQYALHLAQKLSSTGAHGEVITSLQKDLQVYAQEIIASQLRSLESQNVHNAAVLVIENKTGQVWAYISSEGSDKKSSYVDGIQALRQAGSTLKPFLYATAFEKNLLHAESWIEDSAVDIVFDRGVYKPQNHDRQFYGWVKVKTALASSLNVPAVKVFKLLNDDSFWSKLKDMNFRELKEPDHYGPALALGVADVTLEDLTQAYRTLAQKGVYSPLRFDLKTDSTNEKRIFTEESAKEVAQIISQSENRALGFGLDSALSLQGASVKTGTSKDMRDNWCVGFNSRFTVGVWVGNFSGEPMWNVMGISGAAPIWKKVMEWLYEKYPDTEVSLAPVAQNKTNKAPQVYPNARIVYPQDGMVLALDPAIPSVNQKMPLLVEGPKAHTLHWKIDGKSKVSAHQAYLWTPSLGKHTFELYQDNELKGSVQVLVK